A genomic window from Planococcus rifietoensis includes:
- a CDS encoding catalase, with protein MAHDPKKFDENSKNEQLEQFRSDDSGKDLTTNQGLKLSEDEFSLKAGERGPTLMEDFHFREKMTHFDHERIPERVVHARGFAAHGEFEAYESLEHLTKAKFLSKKGKKTPVFVRFSTVAGSRGSAETVRDARGFSTKFYTEEGNYDLVGNNIPVFFIQDAIKFPDLVHAIKPEPHNEIPQAATAHDTFWDFVANNQESAHMVMWTMSDRAIPRSLRTMDGFGVHAFRFVNAEGKSHFVKFNWKSTLGVHSLVWDEAQKINGKNPDFHRADLHEAIESGDYPEYELGVQIVPEEDEHKFDFDLLDATKMWPQEEIPIHIVGKMTLNRNVDNVFAEAEQVAFHPGHVVPGIDFSNDPLLQGRLFSYTDTQLIRLGGPNFHELPINRAVCPFHNNQRDGYGRQTINKGKVSYQKSSFTNHTPAPVSEADGGYVHYQEKVEGRKVRKRSDSFKDHFSQATMFWNSMSDAEQQHIIEAFSFELGKCDSIDIRQQVVDMYANVNLKLAQEIADNIGVKAPETGNTDTSKKSPALSQENTVKSAKTRKVGVIVAPDFNGKEVMEVLDQLKSKGLQYEIISEKQGKLDAGNGKQLKIDHTFTTADPVLFDAIYAVGGPDVSKKFARNAAYYVTEAFGHFKPIGATHEGKKWLDANGYTGEPGVVTGDSMKGFADSFIDAIAAHRHWNREV; from the coding sequence ATGGCACATGATCCGAAGAAATTCGATGAAAACAGCAAGAACGAACAATTGGAACAATTCCGTTCAGATGACAGCGGCAAGGATTTGACGACGAACCAAGGCTTGAAATTATCAGAGGACGAGTTTTCCTTAAAAGCGGGTGAACGCGGGCCGACGTTGATGGAAGATTTTCATTTCCGTGAAAAAATGACCCATTTTGACCATGAGCGCATTCCAGAGCGTGTAGTCCATGCACGTGGATTCGCAGCACACGGTGAATTTGAAGCTTATGAATCGCTTGAACATTTGACAAAAGCAAAATTCCTTTCGAAAAAAGGCAAAAAAACCCCGGTCTTCGTCCGCTTTTCTACAGTAGCAGGCTCTCGCGGTTCTGCAGAGACAGTACGCGATGCACGCGGCTTTTCGACGAAGTTCTATACAGAAGAAGGCAATTACGATTTGGTCGGTAACAACATTCCGGTATTTTTCATCCAGGATGCCATCAAATTCCCTGACTTGGTCCATGCGATTAAACCAGAACCGCATAACGAGATTCCGCAAGCGGCAACAGCCCATGATACATTCTGGGATTTTGTTGCAAACAACCAAGAATCGGCCCATATGGTCATGTGGACAATGTCCGACCGCGCTATTCCGAGAAGCTTGCGCACAATGGATGGCTTCGGCGTCCACGCATTCCGCTTCGTCAACGCGGAAGGGAAATCCCATTTCGTGAAATTCAACTGGAAATCGACGCTCGGCGTGCACTCTCTCGTATGGGATGAAGCCCAGAAAATCAACGGGAAAAACCCCGACTTCCACCGTGCAGATTTGCATGAAGCCATTGAAAGCGGCGATTATCCGGAATATGAACTGGGCGTCCAGATCGTTCCGGAAGAAGACGAGCATAAATTCGATTTTGATTTGCTCGATGCGACGAAAATGTGGCCGCAGGAAGAAATCCCGATCCATATCGTCGGCAAGATGACCTTAAACCGCAATGTCGATAATGTCTTTGCCGAAGCTGAGCAAGTAGCGTTTCATCCAGGCCACGTAGTACCGGGAATCGATTTTTCGAATGATCCGTTGCTCCAAGGGCGCCTGTTCTCATATACAGATACGCAATTGATTCGCTTGGGCGGGCCGAATTTCCATGAGCTGCCGATCAACCGCGCCGTTTGCCCATTCCATAACAACCAGCGCGATGGCTACGGCCGCCAGACAATCAACAAAGGGAAAGTATCTTATCAGAAGAGTTCCTTCACCAACCATACGCCGGCACCTGTCAGCGAAGCGGACGGCGGGTATGTCCATTACCAGGAGAAAGTGGAAGGGCGCAAAGTGCGCAAGCGCAGCGATAGCTTTAAGGACCACTTCTCGCAAGCAACGATGTTCTGGAACAGCATGAGCGATGCCGAACAGCAACACATCATTGAAGCGTTCAGCTTTGAGTTGGGTAAATGCGACAGCATCGATATCCGCCAACAAGTCGTGGATATGTATGCGAATGTCAATCTCAAACTGGCACAGGAAATTGCCGACAATATCGGCGTTAAAGCGCCTGAGACAGGGAACACCGACACCAGCAAAAAATCACCGGCATTGAGCCAGGAAAATACGGTGAAATCCGCGAAGACGCGCAAAGTAGGCGTTATTGTGGCACCTGACTTTAACGGCAAAGAAGTCATGGAAGTGCTCGACCAGCTCAAATCCAAAGGGCTGCAGTACGAAATCATCAGCGAAAAGCAAGGGAAATTGGATGCAGGAAACGGCAAGCAATTGAAAATCGACCACACGTTCACTACTGCGGATCCGGTATTATTCGATGCCATCTATGCAGTCGGCGGGCCGGATGTCAGCAAGAAATTTGCACGTAACGCTGCCTATTATGTAACGGAAGCATTCGGGCATTTCAAACCGATCGGCGCTACGCATGAAGGCAAAAAATGGCTGGATGCCAATGGTTATACAGGAGAGCCAGGCGTCGTTACAGGCGATTCCATGAAAGGTTTCGCGGATAGCTTTATCGACGCAATCGCCGCACACCGCCATTGGAATCGCGAAGTTTGA
- a CDS encoding glutaminase, which produces MAVQNNPRITEQLEAWVKENKGHAVLGTTAQYIPALGKVDPGKLGICMIDEDGHYYCAGDTDTEFTLQSISKALTFVALSCHYGLDFVLERVDVEPTGEAFNSIVPFEIHRPNKPFNPFINAGAITISSLLPGQNAQKKFEFLKGFLEELLGHPIEIDKEVYDSEWATSHRNRALAYYLKEAKFLELEVEEALDIYISQCSIKVSVKDLALLGLILAYDGYNPITKVKHFSEEIAQVTKVLMVTCGMYNSSGNFAAHVGIPAKSGVSGGIMAAVPPKLHSQTYEFRAGAGIGVYGPAIDVQGNSAAGTMMLRQISKEWDLSIF; this is translated from the coding sequence ATGGCGGTGCAAAACAATCCGCGCATCACCGAGCAGCTTGAGGCTTGGGTGAAAGAAAACAAAGGGCATGCCGTTCTTGGCACCACGGCCCAATACATACCAGCACTGGGTAAAGTCGACCCGGGCAAACTCGGGATCTGCATGATAGATGAAGACGGTCATTATTATTGTGCAGGGGACACCGATACCGAATTCACGTTGCAGAGCATATCCAAAGCACTGACATTCGTGGCGCTCAGCTGCCATTATGGTTTGGACTTCGTATTGGAGCGGGTGGACGTGGAGCCGACGGGCGAAGCGTTCAACTCCATTGTGCCGTTTGAAATCCATCGGCCGAATAAGCCGTTCAACCCGTTCATCAACGCAGGCGCCATTACAATCTCATCGCTGCTCCCAGGACAGAATGCGCAAAAGAAATTTGAGTTCTTGAAAGGCTTTCTGGAAGAGCTGCTTGGGCACCCAATCGAAATTGACAAGGAAGTTTACGATTCGGAATGGGCCACATCACACCGCAACCGGGCGCTCGCTTATTATTTGAAGGAAGCGAAGTTCCTGGAACTTGAAGTGGAAGAAGCGCTCGATATCTACATCAGCCAATGCTCCATTAAAGTATCAGTGAAGGATTTGGCGCTTCTCGGCTTGATCCTTGCGTATGACGGCTATAACCCAATCACGAAAGTGAAGCATTTTTCCGAAGAAATCGCACAAGTGACGAAAGTGTTGATGGTCACTTGCGGCATGTATAATTCTTCCGGCAATTTCGCGGCACATGTCGGCATTCCGGCAAAAAGTGGTGTTTCAGGCGGCATCATGGCAGCCGTCCCGCCGAAGCTCCATTCTCAAACCTATGAATTCCGGGCAGGAGCGGGGATCGGCGTTTACGGACCGGCAATTGACGTGCAAGGAAACAGCGCTGCTGGAACGATGATGCTCCGTCAAATTTCAAAAGAGTGGGATTTAAGCATTTTTTGA
- a CDS encoding alpha/beta hydrolase — protein MKHIYNPPADAAKPTFLLLHGTGGTETDLLPAAGHIDPEAGVLSVRGNVSENGMPRFFKRLSEGVFDMEDLRERTEELHAFIGQAADEYGFDRNNVIALGYSNGANIAANLLFSYEDSLKAAILHHPMVPDRNKQLPNSEGTRVFIAAGTNDPICPKEESEDLEKLLSGAGAEVDLHWENQGHQLTMDELVAAKAWYEKG, from the coding sequence ATGAAGCATATTTACAACCCACCCGCGGATGCGGCTAAGCCGACATTCCTGTTGTTGCACGGAACCGGCGGGACAGAAACGGACTTGCTGCCGGCAGCAGGTCATATCGACCCGGAAGCGGGCGTGCTGAGCGTTCGCGGAAATGTATCGGAAAACGGCATGCCGCGCTTTTTCAAACGCTTGTCTGAAGGCGTCTTTGATATGGAAGACTTGCGTGAACGAACAGAAGAGCTGCATGCATTTATTGGCCAGGCGGCTGATGAGTACGGCTTTGACCGCAATAATGTCATTGCACTAGGCTATTCAAACGGTGCAAATATTGCTGCAAATCTGTTGTTCTCGTACGAAGATTCATTGAAAGCGGCAATTTTGCATCACCCAATGGTACCAGACCGCAATAAGCAATTGCCGAACTCGGAAGGCACGCGCGTTTTCATCGCTGCTGGCACCAACGACCCGATCTGCCCGAAAGAAGAATCGGAAGATCTGGAAAAACTGCTAAGCGGAGCCGGCGCCGAAGTCGACCTGCATTGGGAAAACCAAGGCCACCAGTTAACGATGGATGAATTGGTTGCAGCGAAAGCTTGGTATGAAAAAGGGTGA
- the hslO gene encoding Hsp33 family molecular chaperone HslO, giving the protein MNDYLVRALAYDGQIRAFATRTTETVNEAQRRHYTWPTASAALGRSMTASVMLGAMLKGEEKLTIKINGGGPLGTILVDANAKGEVRGYVSNPQTHFDLNEQGKLDVRRAVGTEGTLTVSKDIGLQHPYVGQVPIISGELGDDFTHYIVTSEQTPSSVGVGVIVNPDNTILASGGFIIQLMPGTDEKVISQLEQRLAEIPTISNMVRAGLTPEDILDEVLGKENVKALDTMPVNFQCQCSRERIHNAIQGLGSAEIEDIIVTEGKAEAQCHFCNETYVFTKDELQDMLS; this is encoded by the coding sequence ATGAACGATTATTTAGTGAGAGCTTTGGCTTACGATGGCCAAATCCGTGCTTTCGCAACGCGCACGACAGAAACGGTGAACGAGGCGCAGCGCCGCCATTATACATGGCCTACAGCGTCCGCGGCGCTGGGCCGTTCGATGACCGCAAGCGTCATGCTCGGCGCGATGCTGAAAGGCGAAGAAAAATTGACGATCAAAATCAATGGGGGCGGCCCGCTCGGCACGATTCTCGTAGATGCTAACGCAAAAGGGGAAGTGCGAGGCTACGTGTCCAATCCCCAAACCCATTTTGATTTGAACGAGCAAGGCAAACTCGACGTCCGCCGGGCAGTCGGAACAGAAGGGACACTGACTGTCTCCAAAGATATCGGTTTGCAGCATCCGTATGTCGGCCAAGTGCCGATCATCTCGGGTGAGCTCGGAGATGATTTCACCCATTACATCGTGACTTCTGAACAGACGCCTTCCTCAGTCGGCGTCGGTGTTATCGTCAATCCTGACAATACCATCTTGGCTTCAGGCGGGTTCATCATCCAGTTGATGCCAGGGACAGATGAAAAAGTGATCAGCCAGCTTGAACAGCGACTGGCCGAGATCCCGACCATCTCCAATATGGTGCGCGCAGGTTTGACGCCTGAAGATATCTTAGACGAAGTATTGGGCAAAGAAAATGTCAAAGCGCTCGATACGATGCCAGTGAATTTCCAATGCCAGTGCTCGCGGGAACGCATCCATAATGCGATCCAGGGCCTTGGATCTGCGGAAATCGAAGATATTATCGTGACAGAAGGCAAGGCGGAAGCGCAATGCCATTTCTGCAACGAAACCTACGTCTTCACGAAAGATGAATTGCAGGACATGTTGTCTTAA
- a CDS encoding DUF896 domain-containing protein, producing the protein MIQILPRINELAQKERSYGLSYAEIREQQVLRREYLQEIRGQVETTVTNMTVIDPLGADVTPSKVKDSR; encoded by the coding sequence ATGATTCAAATCTTGCCGCGCATTAACGAATTGGCGCAAAAAGAGCGCAGCTACGGATTGAGCTACGCGGAAATTCGGGAGCAGCAAGTGCTCCGCCGCGAATATCTCCAGGAAATCCGTGGACAAGTCGAGACAACGGTAACGAATATGACGGTAATTGACCCGCTTGGCGCAGATGTTACGCCAAGCAAAGTCAAAGACTCAAGATAA
- a CDS encoding GNAT family N-acetyltransferase, translated as MITEIDQTDEKIARDIQSIQRPAYRIEAELMGFHDIPHISETIYEIQQSEETFLGYQDGYLKGFISYKEENGVVDIYRLVVDPLQFRQGIARSLVDHLLQQKNAAEFIVSTGTANVPAHKLYESFGFREEETFEVAPGVTCTQFRLVV; from the coding sequence ATGATTACCGAAATAGACCAGACCGATGAGAAGATTGCGCGCGACATCCAGTCGATCCAGCGCCCGGCTTACCGGATTGAAGCGGAACTGATGGGGTTTCACGATATTCCCCACATTTCTGAAACAATTTATGAAATCCAGCAGAGCGAAGAGACCTTTCTCGGCTATCAGGACGGCTATTTGAAAGGGTTTATTTCCTATAAAGAAGAAAATGGCGTCGTCGATATTTACCGGCTTGTTGTGGATCCGCTTCAGTTTCGCCAAGGAATCGCCCGCAGTTTAGTGGACCATTTGCTCCAGCAAAAGAACGCAGCAGAATTTATTGTCAGCACCGGCACAGCGAATGTCCCCGCCCATAAATTATATGAATCATTCGGCTTCCGTGAAGAAGAAACTTTCGAAGTTGCGCCAGGTGTCACATGCACTCAATTTCGCTTGGTTGTTTGA